The following proteins are encoded in a genomic region of Sneathiella marina:
- a CDS encoding ABC transporter ATP-binding protein, with the protein MPQEPIISLKDIHLTLKSDAGPVNILRGIDLTVQPGETVGIVGPSGSGKSTLMSIMAGLEVPTSGSVLMAGEAIEKLDEDALARFRRENIGIVFQSFHLIPTMTALENIAIPLELAGRTDAFEMAAEKLAAVGLADRSSHYPSQLSGGEQQRVALARAVCTNPKILLADEPTGNLDGKTGHIIVDLMFELHAQQEATLILITHDDQLARRCDHLVRLEDGRIASIETTLQQVAAGE; encoded by the coding sequence TTGCCTCAAGAACCTATCATCTCGTTAAAAGACATTCATCTCACACTTAAGTCAGATGCCGGCCCTGTCAATATCTTACGTGGTATAGATTTGACTGTACAGCCGGGGGAGACCGTGGGCATTGTAGGTCCATCGGGGTCTGGCAAGTCGACTTTGATGTCGATTATGGCGGGCCTGGAAGTGCCCACATCCGGATCCGTGCTGATGGCGGGTGAGGCCATCGAAAAACTTGATGAGGACGCATTAGCACGATTTCGCCGGGAGAATATCGGTATTGTCTTCCAGTCCTTCCATCTTATTCCTACCATGACTGCCCTTGAAAACATCGCTATTCCACTTGAATTAGCCGGCCGGACCGATGCCTTTGAAATGGCGGCGGAAAAACTTGCAGCGGTGGGACTGGCAGATCGGTCAAGCCATTATCCGTCTCAGCTTTCCGGCGGGGAACAGCAACGGGTGGCTCTGGCGCGGGCGGTTTGTACCAATCCGAAAATTCTGCTGGCAGACGAGCCCACGGGAAATCTGGATGGTAAAACCGGACATATCATTGTTGATTTGATGTTTGAGCTGCATGCGCAACAAGAGGCGACACTCATTCTGATTACCCATGATGACCAACTGGCGCGCCGCTGCGATCATCTGGTGCGGCTTGAAGACGGCCGGATTGCCTCCATTGAAACCACGCTGCAGCAGGTGGCCGCCGGTGAATAG
- a CDS encoding arylesterase: MQNRRVLTLAYGGQLSIINIFAVFIVIFYGICDAYAEKSVRIVAIGDSLTAGYGLPQGEDFPTQLEAALRAKGFDVVVDNAGVSGDTTTGGLQRLDWALGNDADFVILELGANDALRGIQPNVTRENLEKILIVLQKKNIPVLLTGMKAPPNMGANYTTEFDKIFPELAKKYEADFYPFFLQDVAADPALNQSDYIHPNADGVKIIVNNMLPYVQRFIEN; encoded by the coding sequence ATGCAAAATAGACGTGTTCTGACTTTGGCATATGGCGGTCAGCTATCAATAATCAACATATTTGCCGTTTTTATAGTGATTTTTTACGGTATCTGTGATGCTTATGCCGAAAAATCGGTCAGAATTGTTGCCATTGGCGACAGTTTGACCGCCGGATATGGATTGCCACAAGGTGAGGATTTCCCGACCCAGCTTGAAGCGGCGCTGCGGGCCAAGGGCTTTGATGTGGTTGTCGACAATGCCGGTGTTTCCGGTGATACCACGACTGGCGGATTGCAGCGGCTGGACTGGGCACTTGGGAATGATGCGGATTTCGTTATCCTGGAACTGGGCGCCAATGATGCTTTGCGCGGCATCCAACCGAATGTTACCCGGGAAAACTTGGAAAAAATACTAATTGTCCTGCAAAAGAAAAACATTCCAGTCCTGCTGACGGGAATGAAGGCCCCACCGAATATGGGCGCCAACTATACGACAGAGTTCGACAAGATCTTTCCCGAACTTGCAAAAAAATACGAAGCCGACTTCTATCCGTTCTTTCTGCAAGATGTGGCTGCTGACCCCGCCCTTAACCAAAGTGATTATATACATCCCAACGCAGATGGCGTTAAAATCATCGTCAACAACATGCTGCCGTATGTGCAGCGCTTCATCGAAAACTAG
- a CDS encoding NADP(H)-dependent aldo-keto reductase — translation MKYRKLGRSDLDVSVICLGTMTWGEQNSEADAHAQMDLARDMGVNFLDTAELYPIPPREETQGLSEIHIGNWLTSRKARDEMIIATKAVGPTDSLYFRGEPAKLKARHLEEGVNKSLKNLQTDYIDLYQLHWPERSTNYFGKLGYEHVEEEDDTPLLETLTALGDIVKSGKIRQIGISNESAWGIMHYLHLAEQHNLPRMAAVQNPYSLLNRTYEVGSAEVSIREHCGLLAYSPSAMGVLSGKYLNGAKPAGARHTVYDRFKRYTTDLADKMAGKYFALAQENNLNPIQMALSFVNSRQFVTSSIIGATTLDQLKENIESINLELSDDIIAEIDKIHMMHPFPCP, via the coding sequence ATGAAATATAGAAAACTGGGTCGCTCGGACCTGGATGTCAGCGTCATTTGTCTGGGTACTATGACATGGGGAGAACAGAACAGCGAAGCCGATGCCCATGCGCAAATGGATTTGGCCAGGGATATGGGCGTCAATTTCCTTGACACAGCCGAGCTGTATCCCATTCCCCCCCGCGAAGAGACGCAAGGACTGTCAGAGATACATATCGGAAACTGGCTTACATCACGAAAGGCCAGGGACGAGATGATCATTGCGACAAAAGCTGTCGGGCCGACAGATAGTCTGTATTTTCGCGGCGAGCCGGCAAAGCTGAAGGCGCGTCATCTTGAGGAGGGGGTCAACAAAAGCCTGAAGAATCTGCAAACGGATTATATCGACTTGTATCAGCTGCATTGGCCGGAACGCTCCACCAACTATTTTGGCAAGCTGGGCTATGAACATGTGGAAGAAGAAGACGACACGCCGCTGCTGGAAACCCTGACGGCGCTGGGCGACATCGTCAAATCAGGTAAAATCCGGCAGATCGGCATCTCCAATGAAAGCGCCTGGGGCATCATGCATTATCTGCATCTGGCCGAACAACATAACCTGCCCCGAATGGCAGCAGTACAAAATCCGTATAGTCTGTTAAACCGGACTTATGAGGTTGGTTCCGCCGAGGTTTCCATTCGCGAGCATTGCGGCTTGCTAGCCTATTCCCCAAGCGCCATGGGCGTATTGTCCGGAAAATACCTGAACGGAGCCAAACCGGCAGGGGCCCGGCATACGGTTTATGACCGGTTCAAACGCTACACGACCGATCTGGCTGACAAAATGGCCGGTAAATATTTTGCCCTGGCTCAGGAAAATAACCTCAACCCTATCCAAATGGCCCTTTCCTTCGTCAACAGTCGGCAATTTGTTACGTCTTCCATTATCGGTGCAACAACACTCGACCAACTGAAGGAAAATATTGAAAGCATCAATCTGGAACTCTCAGATGACATTATCGCGGAAATTGATAAGATACATATGATGCACCCTTTTCCCTGCCCGTAA